The following is a genomic window from Pirellulales bacterium.
ATTTCCCTACCAGACCGCGCAGCTTCACTATGCCATCAACTAATCCTGAAAATGGATCGGCCGCCAAATGTCGCGCGAGTGGAAAGTCGGACAATGCCAGCACGACGAGCGCTCCGATTGCGATTGCAAGCGTCAATTCGGCAACTGCCATCGACCGTCGAATCCAAAACTGAACTTCAGTCGTAGCGAGCGCTGGCCCATCATTTGAGCCGCCGGCAATCATCAAGGTTCCCAGGATCGGCAAGTTCAGTTCCGACTCGACCTCATTTGCCGCGTCGAAGGTGGGCTTGGAACCTTGCGCCGCCGTGGCCGCGGCGATTCCGCCAACCGTTGCCACGATCAAGACCAAGTAGATCGCGAACACCGGCTGCGGCGGATCAACGGAGCGGGTCATTGGCACCGCTGGCGCCAAAGCGACGGCACTAACCGCATGACTGAAATCAGCCCATTTAACTCGCTCGCTATCTGCCGCGATTTCAAAATCGCGTCGAGCGTGGCCCGCGAAAATCATTAAATCCTTGAGTTTTTCAAACGAGACGACGCTCCCTCGAGGCTCGTTGGCAACGCCGGCCCGTTCGGGTCGTTCCGCGGTCGGGAGATTCAACTCGATCGGAGGCAGGGGAGTCTGAGTCGTTTTCCGCGCCCCTTCAATCCGCCGCTCGAGATCGGCAATCGACGCATCGAGAGCCTGCATCGTCGGATGAGACGGAGTCAGGCGATCGAGCAACTTCTCTCGTTCGCGATTTAGGTTAGCCAATCTCTGTTCCACGTCCGCCGAGATTGGATTCGCATTATCGTCCATTCTCGCGGGCCGATGCGCGGGTATGGCAGATTGCGTGGGCGCCGACTCGACAGGTTCATCGACTCCGGTAAACATAAATCGGAACAAGGTCAACTCTGCTGCACCGAGTCGCTCACGCGCGCGGCGAACGGCGTTGCGAGAGGAGCTGTATTCGATCCACGCCGACTGCCGCGCGGCCGTTTGGCGATCCATCCAGCCAGCGGATGGGGCCGCGCTTGCCATCGGCCGAATATCGGCAACGACAATTGCGATTCCGAGAACGCCAAGCATGAGCAATGTCGCAAACGTGATCCCAAACACGTATAGCCGATGGCCTCGACCAGCAATCGGTTGGGATCGCATATTGGACACGACGGATTTCCTCAACGCGATGCGATGGCCAACTCGGCTTCCATGCGCTCAAACTCATCGTCTGTTATCGACGACGCAGTCTGCCGCACTTGACAGTGAAGTCCGTCGATTTCGCCAATGGACCAGGCCGCTCGCAGAGCGGCGATTTTACGGGGCAAAGCCTCGGCGACTATAATGAGGTTATGTTTCGAATCAAGATTTGCGGAATCACGCACCGGCCGGATGCATTCGTCGCAATGGCACTAGGGGCCGATGCAATCGGGCTTAATTTCGTCGAAAGAAGCCGACGATATTTGCCGCCGTCATTGGCCGGGAACGTCGCGGCCGCGATCCCAACCGGCGTCGCCAAGGTCGGCGTTTTCGTGAATTCGCCAGCGGAAGAAGTTGGCCGAATGAGCGATCGGCTGCAATTGGATTTCGTGCAATTATCCGGCGACGAGCCAGCCGAATATCTTGCGACGTTGCCGGGCCGATTGGTTATTAAGACATTTCGCTTCGGCCCGAACGGGCTGAAACCGCTCGATCAATTGCTTAAGGCTGCCGGTAAATTGAATTGTCTGCCGTCCCAAATCCTGATCGACGCTGATCGACCGGGTCAATTCGGGGGAACGGGCGCGACGGTGGATTGGGCTCGGCTGCGGCATGAACTCGATCTGAGCGATTTCACCGATTTGCCTCTGGTCCTCGCTGGGGGCCTAACGCCTGAAAACGTCGGCGAAGCGATCGACACGGTTGATCCCGACGCCGTCGACGTCGCTAGCGGCGTAGAATACTCTCCAGGGCGCAAAGATGCAGACCGGGTCAACCGTTTTATCGCCGCCGCTACGGCCGCATTCGATCGCATGCGGCGAACGTGAACATCAGATCACTAAATATCAGAGTGGCTAGCCCGACCTACGCATCCGGGTCCGTAGGCATTATACTTCTGTTCTTATCCGGCAGTTGAATTGCCGAGTACCATCACCTCAGCCCCTATCCCCGGAGTTTGCCGTGTCGCAAGTTGAGACTCGCCTGCCGTACAAAGTTGCCGATATGTCGCTGGCCCGCTGGGGCCGGAAGGAAATCATGCTCGCGGAAAACGAGATGCCCGGTTTGATGGCGTTGCGGCAAAAGTACGGCCCGACGAAGCCGCTTGCCGGAGCGCGAATCGCCGGCTGCCTGCATATGACAATCCAAACGGCCGTGCTGATCGAGACGCTCTCCGAGCTGGGAGCGAAAGTAACCTGGAGCAGTTGCAATATTTTCTCGACGCAGGACCACGCTGCCGCGGCCGTCGCCGAGGTCGGCATTCCGGTCTTCGCCTGGAAGGGAGAGACGACGGAAGAGTTCGATTGGTGCATCGAGCAAACGCTTT
Proteins encoded in this region:
- a CDS encoding phosphoribosylanthranilate isomerase, with the translated sequence MFRIKICGITHRPDAFVAMALGADAIGLNFVERSRRYLPPSLAGNVAAAIPTGVAKVGVFVNSPAEEVGRMSDRLQLDFVQLSGDEPAEYLATLPGRLVIKTFRFGPNGLKPLDQLLKAAGKLNCLPSQILIDADRPGQFGGTGATVDWARLRHELDLSDFTDLPLVLAGGLTPENVGEAIDTVDPDAVDVASGVEYSPGRKDADRVNRFIAAATAAFDRMRRT